The Thermoanaerobaculia bacterium DNA window ACGTCGAGGGAAAACGCGTCCGCCTGGTGCTCCTCCCAGCGCGAGAACGCGTTGACGGCGGGCGCGGCCAGGAACGAATACACGGACACGATCAGGAGCACGAGGGGGAGGCCCGCCGGGTCCTCGATCGGCCCGATCCCCCACCGGCCGCTCTGCCGTTCCGCGATCCGGGGGTAGAACCTCCGCACGAGCCAGGCCCCGAGGAGGATGAGCGCGCCTCCGAACGCGAGGCCTTTCGCGACGTGATGCAGGACGTAGTGCCCCATCTCGTGTCCCATCACCGCGACGATCTCCCGCGGCGTCTGGGTCTTCAGCAGGGTGTCGTAGATGACGATGCGCTCCGTCCCCAGGAGTCCCGCGACGTAGGCGTTGGTGTGCTCCGACTGGCGGCTCGCATCGACCTCGTAGACGTCGCGCGCCGGGATCCCCTCCGCGTGCGCGAGATCGAGGAGCCGCGTCTTCAGGGGGCCGCCCGGAAGCGGGGTGAACCGGTTGAAGAGCGGAGCGATGAAAACCGGCTCGACCGCCACGGCGAAGATCGTGAACGCCATCGCGACGGCCGCGCCGATCAGCCACCACGTCCGGCGAAAGCGGCGGATGACGGCGTAGAGCGCGACGGCGAAGAGTCCGCCGAGAACGATCGCGATCCCGACTCCTTTCGACCAGTCGCCGAGCCATTGGAGGAGCGTCTGCCGGGCGAAGCCGAAGCGCTTTTCCCGGAAGTAGCCGCCATAGGCGTCGAGCGGGAGAGAGAGGAGAGCGGTGACGATCGTGAAGATCGCGAAATACACGAAAACCGTGCGGTTCACCCCTCCCCGGGCGATCGCGCGCGCGCGGTCGCGGAACGCCGTGGAGAGCCGCGAGCGCAGCAGGAAGAGGAGGACGAAGAAACCCCA harbors:
- a CDS encoding M48 family metallopeptidase — protein: MKRALLLAAFLAASAAGAAAPAASRESADVFATEEKVEIPRDQTLQKKYAHGAYALSIAGAAWGFFVLLFLLRSRLSTAFRDRARAIARGGVNRTVFVYFAIFTIVTALLSLPLDAYGGYFREKRFGFARQTLLQWLGDWSKGVGIAIVLGGLFAVALYAVIRRFRRTWWLIGAAVAMAFTIFAVAVEPVFIAPLFNRFTPLPGGPLKTRLLDLAHAEGIPARDVYEVDASRQSEHTNAYVAGLLGTERIVIYDTLLKTQTPREIVAVMGHEMGHYVLHHVAKGLAFGGALILLGAWLVRRFYPRIAERQSGRWGIGPIEDPAGLPLVLLIVSVYSFLAAPAVNAFSRWEEHQADAFSLDVVRDPDALAAGFAKFNTHDLSEYDPPRIIELWFYTHPSLEHRIRFCEEWKRRHPAGAAFWYPAATGKFES